A single window of Trichocoleus sp. FACHB-46 DNA harbors:
- a CDS encoding P-loop NTPase fold protein yields MTESKNKLKPGLERREIEKVLESFLDLKSEDKVLAIKGDWGVGKTHLVKEFLRKNEKEYYYDSVFGVSSVDELKMKLLSNFQPVFKKEENGFLGKLTLGRSVKYTKENSEIIGKIIEKAPMIGGIVSAVTSSGISLISNIIISKLLKGQLVCIDDIERKSEKLQLDELLGFIESLVEDQKCKVILIYYEDRIYEDAKVKKILEEYREKVIDIEIKFQPSVDENFYIAFGENDPDEKFILDYLTREGIQTNNIRVLKKLQWNLKNLRPYMENYGI; encoded by the coding sequence ATGACTGAGTCCAAGAATAAACTCAAGCCTGGTTTAGAACGGCGAGAAATCGAGAAAGTGCTTGAATCATTTTTAGATCTAAAAAGCGAAGACAAAGTACTTGCTATAAAAGGAGACTGGGGAGTTGGGAAAACTCATTTAGTAAAAGAATTTTTACGAAAAAACGAAAAGGAATATTACTATGACTCTGTTTTTGGAGTCTCATCTGTTGATGAATTGAAAATGAAATTGCTAAGTAATTTTCAGCCAGTCTTCAAAAAAGAAGAGAATGGTTTTTTGGGCAAGCTCACTCTTGGGAGAAGTGTAAAATATACAAAAGAAAACTCAGAAATTATAGGAAAAATAATAGAAAAAGCTCCTATGATAGGAGGAATTGTAAGTGCAGTCACCTCATCAGGAATATCGCTAATAAGTAATATTATTATCAGCAAACTACTTAAAGGACAATTGGTTTGTATAGATGATATTGAAAGGAAATCAGAAAAACTTCAGTTAGATGAGTTACTAGGTTTTATCGAAAGTCTAGTTGAAGATCAGAAATGCAAAGTTATTTTGATTTATTATGAAGATAGGATTTATGAGGATGCTAAAGTTAAGAAGATTCTAGAAGAATATCGGGAAAAGGTGATTGATATTGAAATAAAATTCCAACCAAGTGTGGATGAAAATTTTTATATAGCTTTTGGTGAAAATGATCCTGATGAAAAGTTTATTTTAGATTATTTAACGAGAGAGGGCATTCAGACAAATAATATCCGCGTCCTTAAAAAATTACAATGGAATTTAAAGAATCTTAGACCTTACATGGAAAATTATGGAATTTAA